One window of Paludibacter propionicigenes WB4 genomic DNA carries:
- a CDS encoding tetratricopeptide repeat protein, translating to MNLRYYNIISLLCLLLASCSSTPDELKIAEHLIESRPDSALTILQTIRPQNLELDSHIALYCLLINKALSKTDKYPASDSTINTSINYYKKNNEKERLIECYFYRGKLFMHLKKYDEATNMFLKALDNKSATKHDKLWAELYHNLGNICYIQHEYLNAREKYIQSAEYYNKANTVLESNYRLLDIGRTYFSEKKYNTALFYYSKVLGQSKDSFQTGKALQEIGINYLHSGKIDSAQKYLTRCLHYPGKAEDKGLQFMSLADMYLKCSQFDSAFHYSALALKEPTDLLTKRECYRILVDIEFHKKNLIQMGKYMTLFQSYSNFVKALESQTKSTVIENLHDTNEIEKGTKRNTIIILSILFIVLSLSGIIVYLLFKRNKAKKTQLKLFRDQLSTKQEFVSRNLSRRIQTAKETQTDHRRNASSEERVKLDKELYNKTLQLEKWDDFKVEMNHTFNQIIDKLELNFSGITQREMIWCCLHLLEVPNTDKMLILDASPDSLYKLKQRLAKKLNLKTTKQLDSFLIEIISA from the coding sequence ATGAATCTCAGATATTACAATATTATTTCTTTACTTTGTTTACTATTAGCAAGCTGCAGTTCAACTCCCGATGAACTTAAAATAGCCGAACACCTTATTGAATCCAGACCAGACTCTGCGTTAACTATCCTCCAAACGATAAGACCACAAAACCTTGAATTAGATTCTCATATTGCTTTATACTGTCTATTGATTAATAAAGCATTATCAAAGACTGACAAATATCCGGCATCCGACTCGACCATCAACACGTCAATTAATTATTACAAGAAAAACAATGAAAAAGAGCGCTTAATTGAATGCTATTTTTACAGAGGTAAACTATTCATGCATCTGAAAAAGTACGATGAAGCTACGAATATGTTCTTAAAAGCATTAGACAATAAGTCAGCAACAAAACACGATAAGCTCTGGGCTGAATTATACCATAATTTGGGAAATATCTGTTACATTCAACATGAATATTTAAATGCTCGAGAAAAATACATCCAATCTGCAGAATACTATAATAAAGCCAATACCGTACTTGAGTCAAATTATAGGCTATTAGATATAGGACGTACATATTTTTCCGAAAAAAAATACAATACAGCTCTGTTTTACTATTCAAAAGTCTTAGGTCAATCGAAGGACTCATTTCAGACAGGAAAAGCTCTTCAGGAAATAGGTATAAACTACTTACATTCTGGCAAAATTGATTCGGCACAAAAATATCTTACAAGATGTTTACATTATCCCGGAAAAGCAGAAGATAAAGGATTGCAATTCATGAGTCTAGCCGATATGTACCTTAAATGTAGCCAATTCGACTCGGCATTTCATTATTCAGCGCTTGCCTTAAAAGAACCAACAGATCTATTGACTAAACGTGAGTGCTACCGAATTCTGGTTGATATTGAGTTTCATAAGAAGAATCTTATCCAAATGGGTAAATACATGACACTTTTTCAGTCGTATTCAAATTTCGTAAAAGCATTAGAGTCGCAAACAAAAAGCACTGTTATCGAGAATCTTCATGATACGAATGAGATAGAGAAAGGGACAAAAAGAAATACTATTATCATTCTTTCAATTCTATTTATAGTATTGTCGCTCTCTGGTATTATCGTTTACCTGTTGTTCAAACGAAATAAAGCTAAAAAAACTCAACTAAAATTATTTCGTGACCAATTGAGCACTAAGCAGGAATTTGTTAGCAGAAACTTAAGTAGGAGAATTCAAACAGCTAAAGAAACACAAACTGACCATCGAAGAAATGCAAGTTCTGAAGAAAGAGTAAAGCTAGACAAAGAACTTTACAACAAGACTCTACAACTGGAAAAATGGGATGATTTTAAGGTAGAAATGAATCATACTTTCAATCAGATAATAGATAAACTGGAATTGAATTTCTCCGGCATTACTCAACGCGAAATGATATGGTGTTGTTTGCACTTATTGGAAGTTCCTAACACGGATAAAATGTTGATTCTTGATGCAAGCCCTGACAGCTTATACAAGTTAAAACAACGTCTTGCAAAAAAACTGAATCTAAAGACAACAAAGCAACTTGATTCATTTCTTATTGAAATTATTTCTGCATAA
- the argH gene encoding argininosuccinate lyase: MATKLWEKSTQVNARIEAFTVGRDREMDVFLAKYDVLGSMAHIRMLESVGLLQADELKSLLDELKNIYKLAETGAFVIEAGVEDVHSQVELILTRKLGDVGKKIHSGRSRNDQVLLDLKLFARAEIQKTVSSVSDLFEVLISQSNRYKDVLLPGYTHLQVAMPSSFGLWFGAYAESLADDLQLLLSAWKITNRNPLGSAAGYGSSFPLNRQLTTDLLGFDSMNFNVVYAQMGRGKMERTVANALASVAATIAKLAFDACMFTSQNFGFISLPDEFTTGSSIMPHKKNPDVFELTRAKCNKLQSLPQQIMMITNNLPSGYFRDLQIIKEIFVPAFAELTDCIEMTTMMMSEVKVNTEILDDTRYDYLFSVEEVNRLTLSGMPFRDAYKQVGLKIEEGNFHPNKSINHTHQGSIGNLFNDEISNYKNSILSEFCFEKVKDAERNLLL; encoded by the coding sequence ATGGCAACAAAACTTTGGGAAAAAAGTACACAAGTAAATGCCCGTATTGAAGCATTTACCGTAGGACGCGACCGTGAGATGGACGTGTTTTTGGCAAAGTATGATGTGCTTGGGTCTATGGCTCATATTCGTATGCTCGAATCAGTCGGTTTGTTGCAGGCTGATGAATTGAAATCATTGCTGGATGAATTGAAAAACATATACAAGCTGGCAGAGACCGGAGCTTTTGTTATTGAGGCCGGAGTAGAAGATGTACATTCTCAGGTAGAACTCATATTGACCCGTAAGTTGGGCGATGTGGGGAAAAAAATTCATAGTGGACGCTCCCGCAACGATCAGGTTCTGTTGGATCTAAAACTTTTTGCCCGCGCCGAAATTCAAAAAACAGTCTCTTCAGTCTCCGATTTATTCGAGGTGCTGATTTCTCAAAGCAACAGGTACAAAGATGTGTTGCTTCCGGGTTATACGCATTTGCAGGTGGCCATGCCGTCGTCGTTCGGACTTTGGTTTGGTGCTTATGCCGAAAGCTTGGCAGATGATTTACAACTCTTATTGTCTGCATGGAAGATTACTAATCGTAATCCGTTAGGCTCGGCCGCCGGTTATGGTTCTTCTTTTCCTCTTAATCGTCAGTTGACTACCGATTTATTGGGTTTCGATAGTATGAATTTCAATGTTGTTTATGCTCAGATGGGTCGTGGTAAAATGGAACGCACTGTTGCAAACGCTCTGGCAAGTGTGGCCGCTACTATTGCTAAGTTGGCTTTTGATGCCTGTATGTTTACTTCGCAGAATTTTGGGTTTATAAGCTTACCCGATGAATTTACTACGGGTTCCAGCATTATGCCTCATAAAAAGAATCCTGACGTATTTGAACTGACACGAGCTAAATGTAACAAGTTGCAATCGCTTCCTCAGCAAATAATGATGATCACGAACAACCTTCCATCGGGCTATTTTCGCGACTTGCAGATCATTAAAGAGATTTTTGTACCTGCTTTTGCCGAGCTGACAGATTGCATTGAAATGACTACTATGATGATGTCAGAAGTGAAGGTTAATACCGAAATTTTGGATGATACTCGTTATGATTACCTCTTCAGTGTGGAAGAAGTTAACCGACTAACGCTTTCCGGCATGCCATTTCGCGACGCTTATAAGCAAGTTGGACTTAAAATAGAAGAAGGAAATTTCCATCCAAATAAGTCAATCAATCATACCCATCAGGGAAGTATAGGCAATCTTTTTAATGATGAAATAAGTAATTATAAAAACTCAATTCTATCAGAGTTTTGCTTTGAGAAAGTAAAAGATGCAGAACGAAATTTATTGCTCTAA
- a CDS encoding polyketide cyclase, with the protein MTTYESDIKTISSNEEVVFGILSDLNNLKKIQEQNPPTDKVKDLEFDTDSCKFVVEGFGKIGFKIIEREPNKTIKFESENAPVNVNVWIQLKQIEENKTAMKLTVKADLPAMIKMMVDKKLKEGVNMVADLLAKGLNK; encoded by the coding sequence ATGACAACATACGAAAGCGATATTAAAACCATTTCTTCGAATGAAGAAGTGGTTTTTGGTATATTAAGTGACTTAAATAATCTCAAAAAGATACAGGAGCAAAACCCTCCGACAGATAAAGTCAAAGATTTAGAGTTTGATACCGACAGTTGTAAATTTGTTGTTGAAGGTTTTGGTAAAATTGGTTTTAAAATCATAGAACGTGAGCCGAATAAAACGATTAAGTTTGAGTCTGAAAATGCCCCTGTTAATGTGAACGTATGGATTCAACTCAAACAGATTGAAGAAAACAAAACGGCCATGAAACTCACAGTAAAGGCAGATTTGCCGGCTATGATAAAAATGATGGTTGATAAAAAGCTCAAGGAGGGTGTGAATATGGTGGCCGATTTGCTTGCAAAAGGTTTGAATAAATGA
- the pyrE gene encoding orotate phosphoribosyltransferase has protein sequence MKQLEKSVAEKLLKIKAVKLQPNNPFVWASGWNSPIYCDNRKTLSYPQTRSFIKLELARLILEMYPEVEVIAGVATGAIAQGALVADVLGLPFVYVRPTPKDHGLENMIEGDLRPKQKVVVIEDLISTGGSSLKAVEAIRKDGSEVLGMLAIFTYGFPVAEEKFKAAKVKLTTLCNYDAVLAEALATNYIAADDMEALQEWRKNPSTWKAE, from the coding sequence ATGAAACAATTAGAAAAAAGTGTAGCTGAAAAACTACTGAAGATTAAAGCTGTAAAATTACAACCAAACAACCCATTTGTGTGGGCATCTGGATGGAACTCGCCAATATATTGCGACAATCGCAAAACTTTATCTTATCCGCAAACCCGTAGTTTTATAAAACTAGAATTAGCCCGACTGATTCTTGAAATGTACCCTGAAGTAGAGGTTATTGCCGGAGTAGCCACTGGGGCAATAGCACAGGGAGCTTTGGTGGCCGATGTGCTTGGATTGCCATTTGTATATGTTCGTCCTACTCCTAAAGATCATGGGTTGGAAAACATGATTGAAGGAGATTTGCGTCCAAAACAGAAAGTGGTCGTTATCGAAGATTTAATATCTACCGGTGGAAGCAGTCTGAAAGCTGTAGAAGCTATTCGCAAGGATGGCTCAGAAGTGCTCGGAATGTTGGCGATCTTTACTTATGGATTCCCTGTTGCAGAAGAAAAATTTAAAGCAGCTAAAGTAAAACTGACTACTTTATGCAATTATGATGCGGTATTGGCTGAAGCCTTAGCCACAAACTATATTGCAGCTGACGATATGGAAGCATTGCAGGAATGGCGCAAAAATCCGTCAACCTGGAAAGCAGAATAG
- a CDS encoding YraN family protein, producing MAEHNELGDIGEERAQAYLRSKGYHILHTNWQCGKLELDIVARIDDWLVIVEVKTRSTETFEHPQEAITPRKIRNIVSAAQEYILKFDWHGETRFDVISVIPRGQNFEIEHIEDAFLSPVN from the coding sequence ATGGCAGAACATAATGAATTGGGAGATATTGGTGAAGAGCGTGCGCAGGCTTATTTAAGGTCGAAAGGATACCACATTCTTCACACGAACTGGCAATGTGGAAAGCTGGAATTGGATATTGTGGCTCGGATAGATGATTGGTTGGTGATCGTTGAGGTAAAAACGCGCTCTACTGAAACTTTCGAACATCCGCAGGAAGCCATAACGCCGCGTAAAATTCGCAATATCGTAAGTGCTGCTCAAGAGTACATTTTAAAGTTCGATTGGCACGGAGAAACGCGCTTTGATGTTATTTCGGTTATTCCACGTGGACAAAATTTTGAAATTGAACATATAGAAGATGCATTCCTCTCACCTGTAAACTAG
- the rmuC gene encoding DNA recombination protein RmuC — protein sequence MEYIFAILALAVGFLLAWLLGLRKQNILRTTSDSNEKSLLASLNEAETQKSVALETLRMKSDELQRIQQELASQLEIANNRGIEVATLKTINDNLSEKLENQKAEIESLQKRLTAEFENIATKILKERSDEFSLSNHKNLSEILNPLKERIQLFEKKVDDAYDKELRDKISLREEVRKLTELNTRVSEEANNLTKALKGDVKKQGNWGEVILERVLERSGLTKGQEYEREEVVGGADMSVQRPDVIIHLPDNKHIIIDSKVSLVAYERFVSADTDEQRTVFLKEHVNSLRSHVKLLSEKNYQNAQNLNTPDFVLMFLPIEASFSVAVQGDGEIFAYAWERKIVIVSPTTLLATLRTISSIWKQENQTKNAQEIARLSGALYDKFIGFTEDMVKIKANIDRTSNSYDDAIKKMKDGSGNIIRTAEKIKELGAKTGNKSLPSGFDN from the coding sequence ATGGAATATATTTTCGCTATATTAGCATTGGCAGTAGGTTTCTTATTGGCCTGGCTACTCGGACTGAGAAAACAAAATATCCTTCGCACCACATCCGACAGCAACGAAAAAAGCCTGTTAGCCAGCCTGAATGAAGCTGAAACGCAAAAGTCTGTGGCACTTGAAACTTTACGTATGAAGTCCGACGAGCTACAAAGAATACAACAGGAATTGGCTTCTCAGCTGGAAATTGCCAACAATCGTGGCATAGAAGTTGCTACTTTGAAAACGATCAATGATAACCTGAGCGAAAAGCTGGAAAATCAGAAAGCCGAGATTGAAAGTTTGCAAAAGCGACTGACAGCTGAGTTTGAAAACATAGCAACCAAGATTTTGAAAGAACGCTCGGATGAATTTTCATTGTCGAACCATAAAAACCTGAGCGAAATTCTGAATCCACTAAAAGAACGTATCCAGCTTTTTGAAAAGAAAGTAGATGATGCGTACGACAAGGAATTGCGTGACAAGATAAGTCTGCGTGAAGAAGTACGTAAGCTTACCGAACTCAACACGCGTGTGAGCGAAGAAGCCAATAACCTGACCAAAGCACTTAAAGGCGATGTAAAAAAGCAGGGGAACTGGGGAGAAGTCATTCTGGAACGTGTACTGGAACGTTCGGGCTTAACCAAAGGACAGGAATACGAACGTGAAGAGGTAGTGGGTGGAGCCGACATGAGCGTGCAAAGACCTGATGTCATCATCCATTTGCCGGACAATAAACATATTATTATCGACTCAAAGGTTTCGCTGGTTGCATATGAGCGATTTGTATCAGCTGATACCGATGAGCAACGCACTGTGTTTTTAAAAGAACATGTCAACTCGCTTCGCAGTCACGTGAAGTTATTGAGCGAGAAAAACTATCAGAATGCTCAAAATCTGAATACGCCGGATTTTGTTCTTATGTTTTTGCCAATAGAGGCATCGTTTTCGGTGGCGGTTCAGGGCGATGGAGAAATCTTTGCTTATGCTTGGGAAAGAAAAATAGTTATCGTAAGCCCTACCACGCTGTTGGCAACGCTGCGTACCATTTCATCGATATGGAAGCAGGAAAACCAGACGAAAAATGCACAGGAGATTGCCCGATTGAGTGGGGCGTTGTACGATAAATTTATAGGTTTCACGGAAGATATGGTAAAAATTAAAGCCAATATCGACCGCACATCCAATTCGTACGACGACGCAATAAAAAAAATGAAAGATGGCTCGGGTAATATTATTCGTACAGCCGAAAAGATAAAAGAATTAGGCGCTAAAACCGGAAACAAATCTTTGCCTTCCGGTTTTGATAATTGA
- a CDS encoding DUF3078 domain-containing protein, producing MKYQVFSLVFFLLFILNVTVARSSNYKVDITNSDPEIINTDSLLHAVLTDTTATEKVTKLLPARRAFRHKSANNRITIPALETPLAVIKSEYTDSTLHAEKKAEIEAQKVDSLVLLANPLLIDLVYMGLSYDLDLSPKTDLRALYYGGSPKTLANGLIPHKKTTTPDENVEELRRLTRDEITRTAFHLYATRFDALPNPDGFKNHFIEDKKLAELKLVNDKYHYDRHLVVKREVSGPWSHSASALAQFSESVISGNWYQGGNSNIAILGILSGQLNYDNKKNIQWENNAEWRIGFNSVAGDTLRMLSTNDDVVKINSKLGIKAGGNFFYSGSVDFSTQLFNSYNGINSRIMKTSFLTPVRLNIGVGLDYKYKKIFSLMLSPVAFKYIYMSDNVNVNPNLFGIKAGEDHLSEIGSSFKTILSYPFSPEVQFDSKLSFYTNYEKVEIDWEMVCNLTINRFMSTRISFNPRYDNTVIGSNAKVQFKQLISVGFSHKFN from the coding sequence ATGAAGTATCAGGTATTTTCTTTGGTTTTTTTCTTATTGTTTATATTGAATGTAACAGTAGCGCGTTCATCAAATTATAAAGTTGACATAACAAATTCTGACCCGGAAATCATTAATACCGACAGTCTGTTACACGCTGTACTGACTGACACCACCGCAACGGAAAAAGTGACAAAACTGCTCCCTGCCAGAAGAGCTTTCCGACATAAATCAGCCAACAATCGAATAACTATCCCAGCATTGGAAACTCCACTGGCTGTTATTAAATCTGAATACACAGACAGCACTCTCCATGCTGAAAAAAAGGCTGAAATTGAAGCTCAAAAAGTAGATTCGCTTGTATTGCTCGCCAATCCTTTATTGATAGACCTTGTTTACATGGGATTGTCGTATGATTTAGATCTGAGTCCTAAAACAGATTTGAGGGCTTTGTATTACGGAGGAAGTCCTAAAACGCTGGCTAACGGATTAATACCCCACAAAAAAACTACAACGCCAGATGAAAACGTTGAAGAACTGAGACGATTAACCCGCGACGAAATAACCCGCACAGCATTCCATTTATATGCCACCAGATTTGACGCTTTACCAAATCCTGATGGATTCAAAAACCACTTCATTGAAGATAAGAAATTGGCAGAGCTGAAGCTGGTAAATGATAAATACCACTATGACCGCCATCTGGTTGTAAAAAGAGAAGTGTCGGGTCCGTGGAGTCATAGTGCCAGTGCGCTTGCTCAATTTTCTGAAAGCGTTATCTCCGGCAATTGGTATCAGGGCGGTAATAGCAACATTGCCATTCTGGGCATCTTGTCCGGTCAGTTGAACTACGATAACAAGAAGAACATTCAGTGGGAAAACAATGCTGAGTGGCGCATAGGCTTCAACTCGGTGGCAGGCGATACTTTACGAATGCTCAGCACCAACGACGATGTAGTGAAGATAAACAGCAAACTGGGAATAAAAGCCGGTGGAAATTTCTTTTATAGTGGGTCGGTCGATTTTTCTACCCAGCTATTTAATAGCTATAACGGTATCAACTCCAGGATTATGAAGACTTCTTTCCTCACGCCGGTACGCTTGAATATAGGAGTCGGTTTGGATTACAAATACAAAAAGATATTTTCATTGATGCTTTCGCCCGTTGCATTCAAGTACATTTATATGAGTGACAATGTAAACGTTAACCCCAACCTGTTCGGGATAAAAGCAGGAGAAGACCACCTGAGCGAGATTGGTAGTTCGTTCAAAACCATTTTATCGTACCCTTTCAGTCCTGAGGTTCAATTCGACTCCAAATTATCTTTCTATACCAACTATGAGAAGGTGGAAATTGACTGGGAGATGGTGTGCAATCTGACTATAAACCGATTTATGTCGACGCGTATATCATTCAACCCACGTTACGATAACACAGTCATTGGGTCGAATGCAAAAGTTCAGTTCAAGCAATTAATCAGCGTAGGGTTCTCGCACAAGTTTAATTGA
- a CDS encoding HDIG domain-containing metalloprotein: MDPYQIIEKYYLKDSDIYYVLVKHSEQVRDNALEVAVKHPELNLDTQFITEAALLHDIGIYLCDAPRIHCHGSHQYIQHGYLGGDLLRSEGFPLHALVCERHTGVGLTLDMIMKGNLPLPHREMVPVSLEEQVICYADKFFSKTQLNEAHTVDRIRKYLKRYGESEVQKFDVWHERFE, from the coding sequence ATCGATCCATATCAGATAATTGAGAAATACTACCTAAAGGATAGTGATATTTATTACGTGTTGGTAAAACATAGCGAGCAAGTGCGCGACAATGCGCTTGAAGTTGCAGTTAAGCATCCTGAACTGAATCTCGACACGCAGTTTATTACCGAAGCCGCTCTGCTGCACGATATAGGCATATACCTGTGCGATGCTCCGCGCATTCATTGTCACGGATCACATCAATACATACAACATGGTTATCTGGGTGGAGATTTGCTACGCAGTGAGGGTTTTCCGCTGCATGCCTTGGTTTGTGAGCGGCATACGGGAGTGGGACTCACGCTGGATATGATTATGAAAGGCAATCTGCCTCTGCCGCATCGCGAGATGGTGCCGGTCTCACTCGAAGAGCAGGTGATTTGCTACGCCGATAAATTTTTCTCGAAAACTCAGCTCAATGAAGCCCATACCGTCGACAGAATCAGAAAATACCTGAAGCGCTACGGCGAATCGGAGGTTCAGAAGTTTGATGTATGGCATGAGCGTTTTGAATAA
- a CDS encoding DNA-3-methyladenine glycosylase I: MNHTPTDCNWPGNDELMRAYHDNEWGKPLHDDRKIFEFMVLDAFQAGLSWRTILYKRENFRRAFDNYDLKKIAAYDEAKIQTLMQDASIVRNQAKIRATVGNASAFMQVQAEFGTFDKYIWQFTNGKTLDNRPKNNADIPAKSAESDAMSKDLLKRGFKFVGSTICYAFMQAAGIVNDHWEGCSHR, encoded by the coding sequence ATGAATCATACACCTACAGACTGCAATTGGCCCGGCAACGATGAGCTGATGCGCGCTTACCACGACAATGAATGGGGCAAACCGCTACACGATGATCGTAAGATATTTGAATTTATGGTATTGGATGCATTTCAGGCCGGACTAAGCTGGCGAACGATACTGTATAAAAGAGAAAACTTTCGACGCGCTTTTGATAACTACGACCTGAAAAAAATAGCTGCATACGACGAAGCAAAGATTCAGACCCTAATGCAGGATGCCTCCATCGTGCGCAATCAGGCTAAAATTCGTGCTACGGTTGGCAATGCCTCAGCATTTATGCAGGTTCAGGCCGAGTTTGGAACATTCGATAAGTACATTTGGCAATTTACCAACGGAAAAACGCTGGACAACCGTCCGAAAAACAATGCCGACATTCCGGCCAAATCTGCTGAGTCGGATGCCATGAGTAAAGACCTGCTCAAAAGAGGATTCAAGTTTGTGGGCTCCACCATCTGTTATGCGTTTATGCAGGCCGCGGGTATAGTCAACGACCATTGGGAAGGATGCTCGCACAGATAA
- a CDS encoding tRNA dihydrouridine synthase — protein MKIYLAPLQGLTDWIFRESYTEHIGHFDKTFTPFVRVQGGDFYRPSQCNDLLPERNIFQKPVPQFLGRDAASFKVFEELCIAQGYTEVNINMGCPFPIVTGKQMGAGLLQHSADVDRLLEGVFSNSDLKVSVKCRLGQQSADEFAPLIPVFNAYPLEEIIIHPRVGKQQYKGEVDIDAFVHYQSQLQHPVCFNGDIVTPADVERIRQLAPQVSRFMLGRGVLRNPFLLSELRGEELTLGQKAEMLRGFHQSVIELCKQKYSGDLHFLKRLEEMWEYQADAFEGGRKIYKQVKKSKNLAQYEAVVFQAINEMC, from the coding sequence ATGAAAATATATTTAGCTCCGTTGCAGGGTCTTACCGATTGGATTTTCAGAGAATCGTACACGGAACATATCGGGCATTTCGACAAAACCTTTACGCCTTTTGTACGGGTTCAGGGTGGTGATTTTTATCGTCCGAGTCAGTGTAACGATTTGCTTCCGGAACGCAATATTTTTCAGAAACCCGTGCCGCAGTTTCTGGGCAGGGATGCCGCATCGTTCAAAGTATTTGAAGAATTGTGCATAGCACAGGGATACACGGAAGTGAATATTAATATGGGCTGTCCGTTCCCAATAGTTACCGGTAAGCAAATGGGAGCCGGTCTGCTGCAACATTCTGCCGATGTCGACCGATTGCTCGAAGGCGTTTTTTCGAATAGCGATTTGAAGGTTTCTGTAAAGTGCAGACTTGGGCAGCAAAGCGCTGACGAGTTCGCGCCGTTGATCCCGGTCTTTAATGCCTATCCGCTGGAAGAGATTATCATTCATCCGCGCGTAGGCAAGCAGCAATATAAAGGAGAGGTAGATATCGATGCTTTTGTGCATTACCAATCGCAGTTGCAGCATCCTGTTTGTTTCAACGGCGATATTGTTACCCCTGCCGATGTGGAAAGAATTCGGCAGTTAGCACCACAAGTCAGCAGGTTCATGCTTGGAAGAGGTGTTTTGAGAAACCCTTTCCTGCTGTCCGAATTAAGAGGGGAGGAGCTGACTCTCGGTCAGAAGGCTGAAATGCTTCGTGGTTTTCACCAGTCTGTCATTGAGCTTTGCAAACAAAAATACTCCGGCGATTTGCATTTCCTGAAACGGCTGGAAGAAATGTGGGAGTATCAGGCCGACGCGTTTGAAGGAGGCCGAAAGATTTATAAGCAAGTAAAAAAGAGCAAGAATTTGGCTCAGTACGAAGCGGTAGTTTTTCAGGCTATCAACGAAATGTGCTGA
- a CDS encoding LytR/AlgR family response regulator transcription factor yields MLYPFLENTSEKIRYTLIWVLYAILQTFVLYPIVALPLWMLMLDGVVHALILGLLGILLWSTVRYGNYAVLSIYQRLINHVTLAVLIIAIWLGSGYGLFYGFWGEKVASAFIPVLPLRALIGLLIYLLIIKHFREMSQQLDTENEISVETPAVIEEAKPQKSAEPELLERIAVKSGTKIHVVLIPDIIYMQADGDYVQIFTSQGKYLKEQTMKYFEEHLPENQFVRVHRSVIVNVEMISRIELYEKQNQLLTLKTGQQIKTSLAGYKALRGVLNL; encoded by the coding sequence ATGCTTTATCCATTTTTAGAAAATACCTCAGAAAAAATCCGATATACGCTTATTTGGGTGCTGTATGCGATACTACAAACGTTCGTTTTGTATCCTATCGTGGCACTTCCATTGTGGATGCTTATGCTTGATGGAGTAGTGCACGCGCTCATTTTGGGCCTGCTTGGAATACTTCTCTGGAGCACTGTGCGGTATGGAAATTATGCTGTATTAAGTATATATCAGAGACTTATTAATCATGTTACGTTGGCAGTACTTATTATTGCCATCTGGCTTGGTTCGGGTTATGGCTTGTTTTATGGTTTTTGGGGCGAGAAGGTAGCGTCTGCATTTATCCCTGTGCTTCCTTTGCGGGCTTTAATAGGGTTGCTCATTTATTTGCTCATCATAAAGCATTTCAGAGAAATGTCTCAGCAGCTCGATACAGAAAATGAAATTTCTGTCGAAACGCCTGCGGTGATTGAAGAGGCAAAACCACAAAAATCGGCCGAGCCAGAGCTACTGGAACGTATAGCTGTAAAATCGGGGACAAAAATTCATGTGGTGCTTATTCCGGATATCATTTACATGCAAGCCGACGGCGATTATGTTCAGATTTTTACCAGCCAGGGGAAATACCTGAAAGAGCAAACCATGAAATACTTTGAAGAACATTTGCCCGAAAACCAGTTTGTAAGGGTGCATCGTTCGGTCATTGTAAATGTAGAAATGATTTCGCGCATAGAGCTGTATGAAAAACAAAATCAGTTGCTCACACTTAAAACCGGACAGCAAATCAAAACCAGCCTGGCCGGCTACAAAGCCTTGCGCGGAGTTTTGAACCTGTAG